The window GAGTTAAGAGTGCGCGCGCACGGGTGTGTATGCACACATGCTCACTGCAACATGGCAATAAGGCAACCGTATGTCTGTGCTCTTCGCAAAGAAGTCCGTCTCCCGTTAACAGTCATGCCTGTCCTGTGGGTCCTACCCTCGGCTCAGACATGTCTCTTCATGTGAAGGGCCAGGTGATCCGACCGGGAGAAACATCTAGGAGAGAAACAGAAGGAAAGCCGGTGGCATCAAACACACACTTTGCAGCTggctcacccccttccctcctcccccgacCAGCCTCATCCATAGCAGGGTCAACGTTCCCCTGGCCCAGTACCAGGCAGACGTGTTATCCCTCTCTTCAGAACTTCGCCATGTAAACCTTTAGGGAGAGCTGTCCAGGGCCCTCCCAGGCCCCTAACAGGGCTGTACGGTTTTGCCCAACTCTGTGGGATTGAGAACTCTTTGGAAGTTTCCAACAATTAAAGACAAACATTCAGCATTAAGCAAAAGGCCTTTGGGGCATTAAATACGTTGAGTGCCagatacagtccagtaaagtctgatcaaagatagtccgagggtatcCAATTGCCTGAATCATCcgaccaacaattagagagcaggcctgaactactatctacctcattggagacccttggactccctcagactatctttgatcgggctttatcttgcactaaacagttatcacattattcccttaatcatgtatctgcacactgtggatggcttgattgtaatcatgtatagtctttccgctgacttgttaGTATGcatcaatgcttttcactgtacctcggtacacatgacaataaactaaactcatagcTAAAACCCTAATGACTCCACTGTACTGTGATCGTGAGGTCGGAGTACGGGGGAAGAGAGATGGGAAGAGAGGTTGGGAGTGAATTGTGCCGGGGAGCGGCAGAAGGGACTGCTTGCAGCGTGACCACCAGCCCGTGCTCTCCCCCCCCGCACTCCCTCCGCTCGCAGACACGGTCGCAGCCGGCTCCTCACCTGTCGCAGTGGTTGCATTTGAAGGGCTTGGCTCCCGTGTGCTTCCGATAGTGTCGGGTCAGCTCATCACTCCTTGCAAATCGCCACTCACAGCCTTCCCAGGAACACTTGTAGGGCTTCTCACCTGTGGGGACGGCAACAAGCCAGGGCTGGGGGTTAAACAGGAGGACACAGGGAGGGGGCGCACACTACCCCTGCACCATGCAGCTAAGCCCAGGATCCGGAGAGCACTGCACCAAAGGCAGTCCCATGCCTGGAGTGCACAGCACCAGAGTGTAGTCTTGGGTCTGCAGTGCACAGCACCATATAACAGTCTCTGGTTTATACATCAATGCACCTCAACAAAGATGTGCTCTTACAATACACAGCACCAGAACACATACCCGGGTATACGGCACAATGCACCAGAACATGGTTCGGGGCACGCGGTACATTACACACGCATGTATTCCAAGGCATGCAGTACACTGCACCAGAGTGCATTCCCAAGCCGACAGGATATGGCACCCTGCTGCAGACCCGTTCAGGCCTACGGTTCACAGTATCAGAGTACAGCCCCTGTAGTGCAGCATTTTGCGCTACAATACAGTACTAACTTTACATAACTCAATACAAGAATACATACTGTACCTGGGCCAACAGAGCACTGCACCAAAACACAGCACAAAACCGAGGCGAAAATACAGCAACAGGTCAACAGTGTATGGCACCAGAATACACAACAGACTCTGCCGTGTACAGAGCTTAAATAAAGACCAGGCAACAGTACAAGGTGCCAAAATACAGTTCAAAGCTGCATAGCAACACAACTTTGTTCCATACTTGTAGTTCACAGTATAAGAAACAGTACTGGTAGCAGAGTGTCAGCTGCCTGAATACAGTCCTGGATCTACACTACACAATACCAGAATATGGTCATGGTCATAAAGGACAAAAataaacccttcggcccatcttgtccacgcTGATCAAGATGTTCCAGCTGCTAACCCCATTTATccttgtttggcccatgtccctcacaTACctctcctatccacatacctttccaagtgtcttttacaagttgttactgtatctgcctcaactacctcctctgtcggcTCATTCCATATGAGGTGCAACTTCGTGAAAGTTccacctcaggttcctgttaaatctttctccttccACCTTAAGCCTGCCTATGCCTTCTCGTTCCGGTTTCCTCTACCATGGGAAAAAGACTGCACGTTCATCTTATCTATTTCCTCATGATGTTATatgcctctgtaagatcacccctcagcctcctgcgctccaagaaataaagtcctagcctgaccaacctctcCGTATGGCTTATGTCCTCGAGTCTGAATAACATCCTTGCCCAACAGTACATTGTACCACAACACAGTCCCAGGTCTACAGTACACTGTACCAGATCACAGTTCAAGACATGTACCAGAATACAGTCTAGTGTCTACAGTACATTGTACCAGAATACAGAGTAGGCAATTTAAGATCAAGACTTAAGTGGTATTGGGTCACGAAGAGCATTAAGCTGGATATTTGTATCATGTGCATATGGAGTGTGAGGTTGTTGCAACCCCTGTTTGAGTACCTGAAAAGGCAGCGCTTCAGGTTTAGCTGCATTTCAGCCCCGTGCTCCTGATCTTTGGTCACTCAGTAcattgggtggggaggggggagtttccCTGTCAGTTTGCTCCTGGACCTAGCCAGGATGGCCATTCACGGGTCCAGGTAGTAGCGGGTTTTGCCCGAGTTGACCACCTGGCCCTCTTCTGGGCTTACACTCATGCCCATGTGTCACTAGAGAGGGAACTCGCGTTGTTCACAGGTACTTGAGGCCTTCTGTGAATGCTGGTCACCGCGGGGGCTCGAGTGCATTGTGGATACAGGAGGCAATGTTGTAATCTGATGGTCGATGTTTGCAAACTGCATGAATAGCAGTTTTGTTTAATGCAGTATCCTGTAAACTGTGAATATATAATAAAAGCTCCTGGTTAAGGAAATAAAAAAGGCGATGCATAATACTATCTGACAGCAAGGGGAGGTTTCTCTATACAGAGTCCTTCTGCTTtatatcggggacctggggtggagagtgtagtGCTGTGTAATAGATTTTTAAGTCAGTTCCAAGACTTGCCACACAGCCACTTGTCACCTGCAGTCTGGAATAGACCATGTACCAAGTGTATATAgaatgtgagaggttgcagcccctgtttgagcatctaaaggggctgctcctgtgGTTTTAGCTGCATTTCAGCCCCACGCTCCTGATGGAGAGatggggtcagtggggggggggtacTCCCTGGCGatattgtttggggggggggggggggggggtgttctccCTGGCGATATTGTTTCTGGACCTGGCCAAGGTCCAGAAACCATATAGACAGAGCGGGCAGTCGAGGGTTTTACCCAAGTCAAGTGCCTCTTCCGGGTTATGTCCGTGCCCATGTGTCTTCGCAGAGGAAGTATGCAATGTTCACGGGAAATCTGGAGGTCTTCAgggagtggtgggtgccaggggGTCTCGAGTGCATTGTGAATACGGCTGATGACGTTGTCATTTGATGGTTGTTGTTTGCAAGCTGCACTACGAGCAGTTTTGATTAACGCACTAGGGGccgtacagtggcgcagctgctagagctgctgcctcacagcatcagagacccgtgttcgatcctaacctcaggtgttgtctgtgtgtagtttgtacattctccctgtgattgcatgggtttcctcctggtgttccggtttcctcccacatctccaaaaacatgcatgttggtaagttaattggctttggttaactgcccccagtgtgtagggtaagtgggataacatagaactcgagtgaatgagtgatcaatgtttgacgtggacatgatgggccgaagggtctgtttctatgcggtATCTACTATTCAGTTCGATGCACTACTTTGTAAACTGTGAATATGTAAGAAAAGGTTCatgttaagggaaaaaaaatACAGTGCATTTAAATACAGTCACCAGCCTCCAACACGTTGTTCTGGAGTACAGACCCAGCCTACAACACATTGTTCTGGAGTACAGACCCAGCCTGTGGAGCAGTGCACCAAAATACAGTTCCAGACCTAAAGGACATGGAGCTGGCATTCAGTCCTGACTGAAGCACACTTGATTTGCCAAATGTCAGCATTTTCTGGAGGTGAACAGATTCTGAGCATTTCCATGCTGTCCCTCCTGTGGAAAATACTACTCTGGCACCAGTATATCCTGGAAAGGATCTCCATCTATCCTGTGAGAGAATGAAAGGAGTGCTGTTTCCATGTTTCCCGTCACCAGCGAGCCCGCTTGCCTGCCTGCCTCAGCTGCCAGTAGCTGCACCTGGCTAGTTGGGCAACTGCCAGAGCACCTGAGGCaaactgatggaggaactcagtgggccaggcagcatctgtggagggcaatgGACAGATACGTTTTGggctgggatagacacaaagtgctggagtacctcattgagtcaggcagcatctctggagacaaaggatgggcgacgtttcgggtggggatcaTTCTTTAGACCACGGCATTTATTGTCTCGTGTGGTCACAGCTGATCCTGGTGTAGAGGTCAGGAATTCCAGCAGCCTCTTGATTATTAAGATGGTTATTGTGGGAGAAGGTTATGGTTGTGGGAGTCCTGGGACATCACTCTGGGAGTTCCTAAGGGCATTATTCGTGGCCCAAATATCTTCAGCTGTTACACTTATGACCTTTTCTCTGTCACAAGGTCAGGGGTCGATGATGGTACAAGTCTACTCACAACGACTCAGCAAATGGCGCAGACCTTGCCTGCACGTGGCTAGGACAAGACAGCATTCAGGTAGAGGATGCGTGACAAGCAACATTGGCACCACAAACTAACAATTACCCTCTcctattagactttagagatacaggtcctttggcccacccgtgccgaccagcgatcaccccgtacactagcactaccttactttctgtgtaaaaaaacctttaAACGTTGTCCTTCTCACCCTAAAGTTACGCCTTCTAgtctgacattttcaccctgacaaaaaggttctgaccatctattctaactatgcctctcataattttacaatttTCTATCAGGTTTCATCCCAGCCTCcgatattccagagaaaatacTCTTCAGTTTGTCCAATGTTAGACTGAGAAGCTGGGATGATTCACCTGTGTGTAGGGGAGGCTATGAGCAGTCAGGGTGGAGATTTGCTACACCGTTTGGAGTAAGGACGGAGTAGATAAGAACTGCTCCATCCTGGGCAAGAATCACTATCCAAGGCATGCAAAAGTAGtacaaatcatgggaggaataagtTTCTCTTATTAGAGAGGAGTGGGTATTATTGATCCATGGAAAagggatggagaggaggcagactcaaccattgtgttcaagaaggacatTTAAAAGAAAAGCAGATCCCTTAAAGGAAATAATTTGCACGGGTTGGCAAGAGGGCAGTGTATTGAGACTGACTGGAGGTCTCTTAAGGTCTCAATGGCTTCAATCAGTGCTGTTACCAAGAGCATGGGGTTGACAGGGGAAatggatggtggaggacaggagcAGAGGAAGTGGAGTGCAAGAGGAAAATGTTAAGAAGGAGAAAGGATGATTGGAAGGGCAGGACAGGATGAGAAGAGGAATGGATGAGTGcatgaaagagagggaaagctgtgtataaaagagagaggggcaagGGAGAGAGGGGTTCGAGTGAGTGGGAGGaggtggtgagagagggagaggggggcatgcgagagagagaggtggtgagagggagagggtgcaCGCAAAAGAGAGGGGGCGGGCCACGAGGGAAGGGGGGccatgagagagagggggcgcacaagagagagagaaagagagagaaaaaagagggatgcgttagagggggggggggcacgagagagggagcacgcaagagagagagagggaaggtagcatgagagagagagagaggagggtgcgTGAGAGAAAGAGCGTAAGAGGAGCGGGGGTGGTCacacaagagagagaggggggagcgagagagagagagagagagagggggagaaagagagagggggagacaagagaagggagagcgagagagaggggagagtgagaggggagagcaagaggggagagtgagagagggaaaaagagagtcgggcagggagtgggaggagggaagggaggtagagggagagaaagggggcatAAGATTGATGTGATCAGATTTTGTTTGTGTATGCACATGtgtgagaaagagaaaaagagatagagagcgagagagcatgCAGAGGGTGGAGGTAGGCAATGTGAAGGCGTTAtcaagagagagggatgagaggaggAGGAACGAGCTGGCAGAGACAGAAGGAGAGACGCAGACACATCTATCCACACTGCGAGGAGTGATGAGAGGTTTCAGCCTTGTCTGGGACACTGGATGAACCGTGTCAGAGCCCACTGCCATCAGCAGGGATGGAGAGGTGCCAGACTGCGTGCTGAATTAATTGAAGGGTTCATCCCCCCACGGGAGGAGTCAGGATGAAGCAGGTCCCAACTCGCAGCTCAGCCAATTACTGCTCCGTGCATGGTGCTGATGCAGTTGCCTGGCAACCCgagtctgcccccctcccccatcctcaggCTGCTGCTCGGACTAATTAAGGGCCTGGCTCTCTCTGCATTGCTGCAAGCTTCTCTCATCAGCTAATTCCCTGGGGCTTGGGGTGGAGAGGCAAGAAGGGTTCTCCACGCGGCACTGTAATTTGGTTCACAGCCTTTAAGCACCTGCCGGAAATTGGGGAAAAAAGACAGCGAGCAAAATTTTTCCTGAGACTTTTGCAACCTTTGAAAAATAAATGAATCCATCAGCTGTGTGAGTGTCAGATGTCATGCTTTCTCAGAACAGATCAAGTCATCTTTGAGCTGAAGAGGATTGGACAGCAAGATCCTTGGCTGAGACACACCGGGGAAGACCATCCATTGCTGAGAGAGAGAACACCCTccggcccccccacccccctcctccagcTTGTGTGGACATCCCAGACTCTCAGTGTGATAACCACCATTGCACCACTCCATTGAATATCTATCACGGAATAGGTACGAGAGCAAAAATAGAGAGAACTTTGTCGCTCCTCTTTTCATTGTGCTGGGAATATTTTGTTTCGACCCAAACTAGGATCCTTCATCTGAAGGGTGCACCTCAGTCAGTCAGTGCTGCATCAGCACCTTAAGCTAAATATTCCACTCTTAGCTAAATATTCCACTCTTACCTTTACACCTCTGACTCATTCCAATTTCAATCGATGGATTAGAGCAATCGCTAGTCCACATCAATAGTCCAATCCCTAGTTATTTCCTCTGTGGTTTCAAGATTTAAATTCCAGTATGTCCTCTGTGGTGTCAAGATTCAAGTCCCACTGAGGAAGCCAGGTATGGGAGCAGGTAGACCTAAttggcagcacagtagcacagctagtATAGGAAGTCCAGTCTCACAAATTTCTTTTGAGGAGACGACAAAAgtaattgatgagggtagggccaTGGATGTTATCTACAGGgactttaataaaacatttgacaAGGGCCTCATGGTAGACTGGCCCAGAAGATTAATTTACATGGGACCCTCGGTGTGTTGGATACAAAACTGGCTTGGACAGAGAAGACACGGGGGTAGTAATGGAGGGATGTTTCTcttactggaggcctgtgaccagtggtgctcCGCAAAGATcagtgttaggaaggaactgcagatgccagtttaaatcgaagatagacacaaaatgctggagtaactcagaggcacaggcagcatccacaaaatgctggacctgctatatctgaatgaaatatatatgtgGTCAAattattaagtttgcagatgacatggaaAATGGTGGAATTGCAGATAGTAAGGACTTAGACCAGCTGGAACTTGAGatttgggcagagaaatggcagatagagtttaatctggacaagtTGGAGGTGCTGAATTTTGAGAGGTCAAATGCAAGaaaatatactgtaaatggcattGACCATTAGGAGCACTGATTTACAGAGAGATCTTGTGGTGCAAGCCCACAGAACACAGAACTGTACAGTTGGCCCACATGTCTGTATTGAGCATTATGCCAAATTAAACCAACATCTTCTGCCTgcagtgatccatattcctccaccccctgcatgtccatgtgcctttctaaaatcatttcaaacatcactatcatacctgcttcgacttccactcctggcagcatgttccaggaccaacctatttaaaaataatttgccccgcacatccaCTGTAATCgtcccccctctgaccttaaagctgtgccctccagtatttgatactTACTATctcggaaaaaggttctgattgtctaccctcaccgttgataattttataaacttcttttCAGATCTCCCTTCAGccactgatgctccagagaaaacaatccgagtttgtccaacctctccttataactaataccctcGAATAAAGACAGTATCCTGTAAAGctcttctacaccctctccaaagcccccatatCCTATCTGtgcggggcaaccagaactgcacgcaatattccaaatgcagcctatgcaaagttttataaagctgcaacatgtccTTCCTGACACAATCTCAATGTTCCAAAACAAAAAAATAGCTCTGTGAAAGTGGCAGGTGATAAAGACATACGGCATACTTGCCTTCACAGGTAAGTGTACTGAGTAtaggttgggaagtcatgttgcagtcatagattgatatagtgtggaaacaggcacgtcggcccaacttgccaacactggccaacatgtcccagttatactagtcccagctgcctgcgtttggtccaaatcactccaaacctgtcctatccgtgtcgtTGTATTTAGGTTGCCCAcgtctgaagtattgtgtgcagttctagtcaccgcTCTACAGTCGTTGCCAGTCGTATTTTCTCTCACACatggtatgattttactggatagtATGTAAACAAAGTATTTTACTGTgttttggtgcatgtgacaataataaactattaCCAATACATTGCTCcagaaagaaaactaaaatctggaAATCTAAGGCAGTTACTGGCTTTTAAAGAAAAGTCCACAAAGCAGTCACAAAAGCTCGAATCACTTTACTACCATCCTCCTGGGGTGAATTTGTATTGCCCTCGCCCCGACTGAGCCTTCAGGGCACTCCAGCCCCTCACCAATGTGGTTGACTCTGCCTTCTGAGAGGCCTAGTTGCCCAAAGGAGGGGAATTGCCCCGGGGCAGCTGAGGATGGCGATGTTACCAGCAAAGGCCACTGCCTGAGGCTTGTAGGGCAGTGTTGGGACAGTATATGGCATCCATGTCCCCTCCCCCCGCTCCCCTGATTCAGACAACCTACCTGTGTGCGTCCTCTGGTGGGCCTTCAAGTGTGAGCTCTTGGTGTAAACTTTCCGACAGTCATTAAACTGGCAGCGGTGGACCCTCTTCTTGTTGTCAGGGGAGATCTCCAGCTCGCCCTGCCCGCCCTTGGTCAGGCCCTTGACCAGGCCGAGGCCTGCCTTCCTCTGGACGGCCTTGACCGGCCCGCCGTCGGCCACCGGGAGGTGGGGCGGCTTGGTCAGGTGCCTGCCCAGCTCGGGCGAGGAAGGAGGGGTGAGCGATGTGACGGCGTTGAGCTGGGCCGGGTTAACCAGGGCGGGGGGATCGATGGGTGGCTCCGCTGTGGTCTGCAGGGTGAAGGGTGCCTCTGGCGGGAGCTTGTGTGGCGAGGTGGGGGTCGAAGGCAGGTGGCTTCTGTCCGGGTGCTTCCTCAGCTCGAGGGGCTGCAGAGTGTCCGACAGATCCTCCTCCCCGCTGATCGCCGAGGAGGCGCTCAGCACGCACTCCAGCAGAGGGTCCGACAGCTTCCTGGGCTCCGTCTGAAGGTATCGCTCCAACTCCAAGCATGTCTGTGGGCAATCAAGCACAAACAGAAGTATGAGCTGACCACACTTATATAGCACCACGACCAGCACTTGAACCactaatgggcttgtcccacttaggcaatttttttggcgactgtcatagtcgtagcgtgtcgccaaaaaaacggcgactggattaatgggcctgtcccacttttttaggcgactgccggcaaatccgacaatggaattcaccgaagtcagcaccggtgacaacctacgccTCCTGTCGACAACCGACGACATCCTGGTGACACcctacgacatcctggcgactCCCCACattaacctggtgacaacctatgacagcacctacttcAAGCTACCGCTCATTTAACATCAAACCCAAGgttgccactgtcgccgaaaactgttcaacatgttgaaaaattttcggcgaccagaaagacgctacgactctttgggcgactgaggagactactcacggccatacaggcgacaccccagtgaccagcggcgaccgcatagtctcctgtaatcgcctaaaaaatcacctaagtgggataggcccataaagAGGAATCAATCAA is drawn from Amblyraja radiata isolate CabotCenter1 chromosome 7, sAmbRad1.1.pri, whole genome shotgun sequence and contains these coding sequences:
- the klf7 gene encoding Krueppel-like factor 7, with product MDVLANYSIFQELQLVHDTGYFSSQPSLEENWQQTCLELERYLQTEPRKLSDPLLECVLSASSAISGEEDLSDTLQPLELRKHPDRSHLPSTPTSPHKLPPEAPFTLQTTAEPPIDPPALVNPAQLNAVTSLTPPSSPELGRHLTKPPHLPVADGGPVKAVQRKAGLGLVKGLTKGGQGELEISPDNKKRVHRCQFNDCRKVYTKSSHLKAHQRTHTGEKPYKCSWEGCEWRFARSDELTRHYRKHTGAKPFKCNHCDRCFSRSDHLALHMKRHV